One Eubacteriales bacterium mix99 genomic window carries:
- a CDS encoding AbrB/MazE/SpoVT family DNA-binding domain-containing protein, translating into MKSTGIVRKVDELGRVVIPIELRRTLDIEEKDALEIYVDGEQIILKKYAPACIFCDDARDVIQYRGKNICKNCLAEMANSVNNGSLGK; encoded by the coding sequence ATGAAATCTACAGGTATTGTCAGGAAGGTTGACGAATTAGGCAGAGTGGTAATTCCCATCGAGCTCCGCAGGACACTCGATATCGAGGAAAAAGATGCTCTGGAAATCTATGTGGACGGAGAACAGATTATCCTGAAAAAGTATGCACCGGCCTGCATTTTCTGCGATGATGCACGGGATGTCATCCAATACCGGGGGAAAAACATCTGCAAAAACTGTCTGGCGGAAATGGCCAACAGCGTCAACAATGGAAGCCTCGGGAAATAA
- a CDS encoding nucleoside-diphosphate sugar epimerase/dehydratase, which produces MVFLDIFFISLALYMAFLTRHGTLPSHSLYEWFSIWSCLVVISLSSNLLFNLYRSLWQYAGINEMLYILCAGTLTCSLYFVAIHLLHIHIAYSIYFLIWVFDIAFLGISRIGSRIIRSMLKKSSSSPEGNCKMVLVVGAGEAGAMVIKELRGHDELGLRPIALIDDDRYKQGTLIQGIKVYGDHSRIGDVVRQLGIDEIIIAMPSVPREAQADILNECKKTKCRLKTLPGVYELISGNVSIQQIRDVEIEDLLGRDPIDLNVENICGYIQGKVVLVTGGGGSIGSELCRQIARFDPKQLLILDIYENNAYDLEQELKWDFPELNYKVIIGSVRDKARMEWIFHTYRPDVVFHAAAHKHVPLMENNPAEAIKNNVFGTWNVAECADRYGTGRFVMISTDKAVNPTNIMGATKRIAEMIIQGMDRISRTEYVAVRFGNVLGSNGSVIPLFKKQIAAGGPVTVTHPDINRFFMTIPEAVQLVLEAGSMAQGGEIFILDMGKPMKIADLARDLIRLSGLEPGVDIKIQYTGLRPGEKLYEELLMKEEGLTATRHKKIFVGKPGTIDIGTLKGELEKLKFVMSGPADALKEYVKEMVPTYHTAVPASVHTPVLSAVDEVATGKEEYPK; this is translated from the coding sequence ATGGTTTTTTTGGATATTTTCTTTATTTCCCTTGCCCTGTACATGGCTTTTTTGACCCGGCACGGCACTCTGCCCAGCCATTCGTTATATGAATGGTTTTCCATATGGTCCTGCCTGGTGGTCATCAGCCTGTCCAGCAATCTTCTTTTCAACCTATACCGAAGTCTCTGGCAATATGCCGGGATCAATGAGATGCTGTACATATTGTGTGCCGGCACACTGACCTGTTCTCTGTATTTTGTAGCCATACATCTCCTGCATATTCATATTGCCTATAGTATTTATTTTCTCATCTGGGTATTTGACATTGCTTTTCTTGGAATCAGCCGTATCGGTTCCCGTATTATCCGTTCCATGCTGAAAAAGAGCAGCAGTTCTCCGGAGGGCAACTGTAAAATGGTTTTGGTCGTGGGTGCCGGGGAAGCCGGAGCTATGGTGATAAAGGAATTACGGGGCCATGATGAACTGGGTTTAAGGCCCATTGCCCTGATCGATGATGACCGGTATAAACAGGGTACGCTGATTCAGGGGATCAAGGTATACGGGGATCACAGCCGGATTGGGGATGTCGTCCGCCAGCTGGGAATTGATGAAATCATCATAGCCATGCCATCCGTTCCCAGGGAGGCGCAGGCAGATATCCTGAACGAATGCAAAAAGACCAAATGCAGGCTGAAGACCCTTCCCGGCGTATATGAGCTGATCAGTGGGAATGTATCCATTCAGCAGATCCGGGATGTAGAGATTGAAGATCTGCTGGGACGGGATCCCATTGATTTAAATGTGGAAAATATCTGCGGCTATATTCAGGGCAAGGTGGTTCTGGTCACAGGAGGCGGTGGTTCCATCGGATCGGAGCTGTGCCGGCAGATCGCACGCTTTGACCCGAAGCAGCTTCTGATTCTGGATATCTATGAAAACAATGCCTATGACCTGGAACAGGAGTTGAAGTGGGACTTTCCGGAACTGAACTATAAAGTCATCATCGGATCGGTTCGGGACAAGGCAAGGATGGAATGGATTTTCCATACCTATCGGCCGGATGTCGTCTTTCATGCTGCTGCTCACAAGCATGTTCCGCTGATGGAAAACAATCCGGCGGAGGCCATCAAGAACAATGTGTTCGGTACCTGGAATGTGGCGGAATGTGCCGACCGGTACGGCACCGGGAGATTTGTCATGATTTCGACGGACAAGGCCGTCAATCCCACCAATATCATGGGGGCCACCAAAAGGATTGCGGAAATGATCATCCAGGGCATGGACCGGATCAGCAGGACGGAATATGTGGCCGTTCGTTTCGGCAATGTTCTGGGCAGCAACGGCAGTGTTATTCCCCTGTTCAAGAAGCAGATTGCGGCCGGGGGGCCGGTAACGGTCACCCACCCGGACATCAACCGGTTCTTCATGACCATTCCTGAGGCGGTGCAGCTGGTTTTGGAAGCGGGCTCCATGGCACAGGGAGGGGAGATCTTTATTCTGGATATGGGGAAACCGATGAAGATTGCGGATCTGGCCAGGGATTTGATCCGGCTTTCCGGGCTGGAGCCTGGTGTGGATATCAAAATCCAGTATACGGGATTGCGGCCAGGCGAGAAGCTGTATGAAGAGCTTTTAATGAAAGAAGAAGGGCTGACAGCCACCCGGCACAAAAAGATATTTGTCGGAAAGCCGGGTACCATTGATATCGGGACTCTGAAGGGGGAGCTGGAGAAGCTGAAGTTTGTCATGTCCGGTCCGGCAGATGCCCTGAAGGAATATGTGAAGGAGATGGTCCCCACTTACCATACCGCTGTACCTGCTTCTGTCCACACACCCGTTCTTTCTGCGGTGGACGAAGTTGCCACCGGTAAGGAGGAATATCCGAAATGA
- a CDS encoding Wzz/FepE/Etk N-terminal domain-containing protein, which yields MSEVQTDPQKYEDEIDLRELFQVLWENKYRILAGTLLVALLTGLVSIFLLTPVYQTKLDLVISMPEQYHTRYGDYKLPISTNDQYISLLTNHTVLANTIRDMKYDPEKVRPEKLKKQIEIDNKDAAGSGKKNIFHITVSADSPQKSLKLARTLYANYIEFVDILTKEEAVTYYTNYFNTELQSLDLSLKDNQALLKENEKLLNGTSQTISQNDLMEAIQEGRKGSQDYIVVENIINDSYTKIQNDVVSNRQTIYSIENSIRSDQEKLKEIKKEKEKISKYHETDGKTPVESDFIRAVETGIHMPSEPVAPTQKTGPSNGRNVLIGMVTGFLLSAMAVFIRKFWMEKSPAGEAGKADAGSSVCRTG from the coding sequence ATGAGTGAAGTTCAGACAGACCCACAGAAGTATGAGGATGAGATCGATCTCCGCGAGCTTTTCCAGGTCCTGTGGGAAAACAAATACAGGATTCTTGCAGGGACTCTTCTTGTCGCTCTGTTGACGGGGTTGGTTAGCATTTTTCTTTTAACTCCGGTATATCAGACAAAGCTGGATCTGGTGATCAGTATGCCGGAGCAGTACCATACCCGATATGGCGACTATAAGCTGCCGATTTCCACGAATGATCAGTACATCAGCCTTCTGACCAATCATACCGTTTTGGCTAATACTATAAGGGATATGAAGTATGACCCGGAGAAAGTCCGTCCGGAGAAACTGAAGAAACAGATTGAGATAGACAACAAGGATGCCGCAGGGAGCGGAAAGAAAAACATTTTTCATATTACGGTTTCGGCAGACAGTCCGCAAAAGTCCCTGAAGCTTGCCAGGACATTATATGCGAATTACATTGAATTTGTGGACATTTTGACCAAGGAGGAGGCTGTCACCTATTACACCAATTATTTCAATACGGAGCTGCAGTCGCTGGATCTTTCCCTGAAGGATAATCAGGCACTTCTGAAGGAAAATGAGAAACTGTTGAACGGAACATCGCAGACAATTTCCCAGAATGACCTGATGGAAGCCATACAGGAAGGCCGGAAGGGCTCACAGGACTATATCGTGGTGGAGAATATCATCAATGACAGTTATACCAAGATACAAAATGATGTTGTCAGTAACCGGCAGACCATCTATTCGATTGAAAATTCCATCCGTTCCGATCAGGAAAAATTAAAGGAAATTAAAAAAGAAAAAGAGAAGATTTCAAAATATCATGAGACAGACGGCAAAACACCTGTTGAGTCGGATTTCATCCGTGCGGTGGAAACCGGTATCCATATGCCGTCTGAGCCGGTGGCGCCCACACAGAAAACGGGTCCGTCCAATGGCAGGAATGTTTTGATCGGTATGGTGACAGGTTTTCTGCTGAGTGCCATGGCGGTTTTTATCCGGAAATTCTGGATGGAAAAGTCTCCGGCCGGGGAAGCTGGAAAGGCGGATGCCGGGAGTTCCGTTTGCCGGACCGGCTGA
- a CDS encoding spore maturation protein, which produces MQITQWISALAIPVFIIFVLGYGAVKGVPVYETFVEGAGEGIRTAFHILPYLVAMFVAIGVFRASGAMDFLIRILSPVTNLAGIPPEILPLAMMRPMSGSASSGMLAELFRTYSPDSFIGRCASTMMGSTETVFYTISVYFGSVGIKKTRYVLAAGLLADLAGLLASVAICSLILGR; this is translated from the coding sequence ATCCAGATCACACAATGGATATCCGCTCTTGCCATACCGGTATTCATTATTTTTGTGCTGGGATATGGGGCGGTGAAGGGAGTGCCGGTGTATGAAACATTTGTGGAAGGAGCCGGGGAAGGCATCCGCACGGCATTCCACATTCTTCCGTATCTGGTCGCCATGTTTGTGGCCATTGGGGTGTTCCGCGCTTCGGGGGCCATGGATTTCCTGATCCGGATTCTTTCCCCGGTCACCAACCTGGCGGGGATTCCTCCTGAGATCCTTCCGCTGGCAATGATGCGTCCCATGTCCGGATCTGCTTCCTCAGGCATGCTGGCAGAGTTGTTCCGGACCTACAGCCCGGATTCTTTTATCGGCCGGTGCGCCTCGACGATGATGGGATCCACGGAAACCGTATTTTATACCATTTCCGTGTATTTTGGATCCGTTGGCATCAAAAAAACCAGGTATGTCCTGGCAGCCGGGCTTCTGGCGGATCTGGCGGGATTATTGGCTTCGGTTGCAATATGCAGTCTGATTTTGGGCAGGTAA
- the rsmI gene encoding 16S rRNA (cytidine(1402)-2'-O)-methyltransferase, producing the protein MNRNKTDCHGKGSTGPGMLYLCGTPIGNLEDITLRALRILKEADCIAAEDTRHTLKLLNHYGISRPLISYHEHNRLEKGPEIIRRVQQGQKVVVVSDAGMPGISDPGADLSVLAQEADVPVSILPGPSASLSALVLSGLSAERFVFEGFLPREGKERRTRIQLLREEERTVILYEAPHRLISLLNDLLAGLGDRRITIVRELTKIHEEVLPMTLAKAVEYYTEKVPKGEFVVILEGVHRDSRMDFSRISIEDHLKEYLRIGMNKKEAVKQVARDRHLPKSEVYPFSIGL; encoded by the coding sequence ATGAACAGGAACAAAACAGACTGTCACGGCAAGGGCTCAACGGGTCCGGGAATGCTTTATCTTTGCGGGACGCCCATTGGAAATCTGGAGGATATCACCCTGCGGGCACTCCGAATATTGAAGGAAGCGGACTGTATTGCAGCGGAGGATACCCGTCATACCCTGAAGCTTCTGAACCACTATGGAATTTCCAGGCCCCTGATCTCCTATCATGAGCATAACCGGCTGGAAAAAGGGCCGGAGATCATTCGCAGGGTGCAGCAGGGACAAAAGGTTGTGGTGGTTTCCGATGCCGGCATGCCCGGGATATCCGATCCGGGGGCGGATCTTTCTGTTCTGGCACAGGAAGCCGATGTTCCGGTTTCGATTCTGCCCGGTCCGTCTGCTTCCCTGTCTGCTCTGGTATTGTCCGGACTTTCGGCAGAACGCTTTGTGTTTGAAGGGTTTCTGCCCAGGGAAGGAAAGGAGCGTCGGACGCGGATTCAGCTGCTCCGGGAGGAGGAACGCACTGTGATCCTCTATGAGGCGCCCCATCGGCTGATTTCCCTTCTGAATGATTTGCTGGCGGGACTGGGGGATCGCCGGATCACCATTGTAAGGGAGCTGACCAAGATCCATGAGGAAGTTTTGCCCATGACCCTGGCAAAGGCCGTGGAGTACTATACGGAAAAGGTGCCGAAAGGCGAGTTTGTCGTGATTCTGGAGGGAGTGCACAGGGACAGCCGGATGGACTTCAGCCGGATCAGCATAGAAGATCACCTGAAGGAGTATCTTCGGATCGGAATGAATAAAAAAGAGGCCGTGAAACAGGTGGCACGGGACAGGCATCTTCCGAAAAGCGAAGTCTATCCGTTCAGCATCGGGTTGTAA
- a CDS encoding UTP--glucose-1-phosphate uridylyltransferase: MIRKAVIPAAGLGTRMLPLTKSQPKEMLPLGRKPCIQYIVEELADAGITQILFITGQKKRAIEDHFDKDTGLEKMLSMSGQQDILEELKFHDLDVSYFYTRQSVPQGLGHAVGCARDFICGEPFVIALGDSIIHSDEDRSLLKRMMDQSEADPGSFVIGTQSVPLGDVHKYGMIKPGKKGTDKGTVEIEDLMEKPSAGQTPSTLAVAARYVMPYRLFDALERTSPGKGGEIQLTDAIRLLLREGTKGYSVSLTGREKRYDIGNIRSYYEAFVDFALEDEKYGYQLKQYLIQKFHL; the protein is encoded by the coding sequence ATGATTCGAAAAGCTGTGATTCCCGCAGCAGGTCTGGGGACCAGGATGCTGCCGCTGACCAAGTCCCAGCCGAAGGAAATGCTTCCGCTGGGGAGAAAGCCATGTATTCAATATATTGTGGAAGAGCTGGCGGATGCCGGGATTACTCAGATCCTGTTCATTACCGGGCAGAAGAAACGGGCCATCGAGGACCATTTTGACAAGGATACCGGGCTGGAAAAAATGCTGTCCATGAGCGGCCAGCAGGATATCCTGGAGGAACTGAAGTTTCATGACCTGGATGTTTCCTATTTTTATACCCGGCAGAGTGTGCCCCAGGGACTGGGCCATGCCGTCGGCTGTGCCCGGGATTTTATCTGCGGGGAGCCCTTTGTCATTGCGTTGGGGGATTCCATTATTCATTCCGATGAAGACCGGTCCCTGTTGAAGCGCATGATGGATCAATCAGAGGCGGATCCCGGATCCTTTGTGATTGGCACGCAATCCGTTCCTTTGGGGGACGTGCACAAATATGGCATGATAAAGCCCGGGAAAAAAGGGACGGACAAAGGGACAGTGGAAATAGAGGACCTGATGGAAAAGCCTTCCGCCGGACAGACGCCTTCCACCCTGGCCGTTGCCGCCAGATATGTTATGCCCTATCGCTTGTTTGATGCCCTGGAGCGGACAAGTCCGGGGAAAGGCGGGGAAATTCAGCTGACCGATGCCATCCGGCTGCTGCTGAGGGAAGGAACAAAGGGATATTCCGTCTCTCTGACCGGGCGGGAGAAGCGGTACGATATTGGAAATATCCGTTCCTATTACGAGGCCTTTGTGGATTTTGCGCTGGAAGATGAGAAGTACGGGTATCAGCTGAAGCAATATCTGATTCAAAAGTTTCATCTGTGA
- a CDS encoding nucleoside recognition domain-containing protein, giving the protein MVNVVWILLLLGGFLTAMFNGRIAAVTQAALDSAKYAVELCFGLIGIYALWLGLMKVAEKSGLVKAISGKIAPVLKFLFPGVPAKSSAMGAITMNIIANMLGLGNAATPLGISAMKELQHLNRDRDSASDAMCMFLVINTSCVQLIPATVIAIRSAAGSANPTEIIGTTLIATLCSAATGIAAVFILKRFY; this is encoded by the coding sequence GTGGTTAATGTTGTCTGGATCCTGCTGCTGCTGGGCGGATTTCTTACCGCCATGTTCAACGGAAGGATCGCTGCCGTAACGCAGGCAGCTCTGGACAGTGCCAAATATGCCGTTGAACTTTGTTTTGGATTGATCGGGATCTATGCTCTCTGGCTCGGGCTGATGAAGGTTGCGGAAAAATCCGGCCTGGTAAAGGCCATTTCCGGGAAGATTGCACCGGTTCTGAAGTTTTTGTTTCCGGGGGTACCGGCGAAAAGTTCTGCCATGGGCGCCATTACCATGAACATCATTGCCAATATGCTGGGCCTGGGAAACGCGGCAACCCCTCTCGGAATCAGCGCCATGAAAGAGCTGCAGCACCTGAATCGGGACAGGGACTCGGCTTCCGATGCCATGTGCATGTTTCTGGTGATCAATACTTCCTGTGTTCAGCTGATCCCTGCCACCGTCATCGCCATCCGGAGCGCCGCAGGATCCGCCAATCCGACGGAGATTATCGGGACCACCCTGATTGCAACCCTGTGTTCCGCAGCAACGGGGATAGCAGCGGTTTTTATCCTGAAGCGTTTTTATTGA